One Solibacillus sp. R5-41 DNA segment encodes these proteins:
- a CDS encoding D-alanyl-D-alanine carboxypeptidase family protein — protein sequence MKKVNKKSLMSFLMIPLLLLSMLGIAPATTNAETDLGLTVDAAILIDADSGKILYEQNAGTSLGIASMTKMMTEYLLLDAIKEGTVTWDQQYNVTEYTYKVSQNRLLSNVPLRQDGTYSIKELYEAMAIYSANAATIAIAETIAGTETEFLKLMNKKAEELGLENYKFVNSTGLNNSDLLGMHPAGTGENDENVMPARSVAKLAYHLLKDHPEMLETAKIPKKTFREGTSDAIEMSNWNFMLPGLVYEYEGVDGLKTGTTDFAGHTFTGTAKRGDTRLIAVVMKAVDSKGVGSYKARFDATAKLFDYGFGQFTKHEVIPANYVFDEQKSIPVIKGKEDVVKIAVKEPISILVNTNEKDLYVPKLSLEVDELEADVKEGKVVGQVVVERTEGTDYGFIDGSSITADVVTTESVERAGKVSLFFQGAANFFSNLWNGIFSFIGGAV from the coding sequence GTGAAGAAAGTAAACAAAAAATCATTGATGAGTTTTTTAATGATTCCACTATTGTTACTTAGCATGTTAGGAATAGCACCTGCTACAACAAATGCTGAGACAGATTTAGGATTAACAGTAGATGCAGCAATTTTAATTGACGCAGATTCAGGGAAAATTTTATATGAGCAAAATGCAGGTACGTCACTTGGAATTGCAAGTATGACAAAGATGATGACGGAGTATTTATTACTTGACGCTATTAAAGAGGGGACAGTAACGTGGGATCAGCAATATAACGTAACAGAGTATACATATAAAGTTTCTCAAAATCGTTTATTAAGTAATGTTCCTTTACGTCAAGATGGTACGTATTCAATTAAAGAATTGTATGAAGCAATGGCAATCTATTCTGCTAACGCAGCTACCATTGCGATTGCTGAAACGATTGCAGGTACAGAAACAGAGTTTTTAAAGTTAATGAATAAAAAAGCAGAAGAGTTGGGCTTAGAAAATTATAAATTCGTTAACTCTACAGGATTAAATAATTCAGATTTACTAGGGATGCACCCTGCTGGAACGGGTGAAAATGATGAAAATGTTATGCCTGCTCGCTCTGTTGCAAAGCTTGCTTATCATTTATTAAAGGATCACCCGGAAATGTTAGAAACTGCAAAAATTCCAAAGAAAACATTCCGTGAAGGTACTTCAGATGCTATTGAAATGTCAAACTGGAACTTCATGCTTCCTGGCCTTGTCTATGAATATGAAGGCGTAGATGGGCTAAAAACAGGGACAACAGATTTTGCAGGACATACTTTTACAGGAACAGCAAAGCGTGGAGATACGCGTTTAATTGCAGTCGTAATGAAAGCAGTTGATTCAAAAGGTGTTGGTTCTTATAAGGCACGTTTTGATGCAACAGCGAAATTATTCGATTATGGCTTTGGACAATTTACGAAACATGAAGTTATTCCAGCAAATTACGTTTTTGACGAACAAAAGTCAATACCTGTTATTAAGGGTAAAGAAGACGTGGTAAAAATTGCTGTAAAAGAGCCAATTTCAATATTGGTTAATACGAATGAGAAAGATTTGTACGTTCCTAAATTATCTTTAGAGGTGGATGAATTAGAAGCGGATGTCAAAGAGGGTAAAGTTGTTGGACAAGTTGTAGTGGAGCGTACTGAAGGCACAGATTATGGCTTTATTGATGGTTCAAGCATTACAGCAGATGTCGTGACAACAGAAAGCGTAGAACGCGCAGGTAAGGTGTCACTATTCTTCCAAGGAGCTGCAAACTTCTTCAGTAATTTATGGAATGGTATATTTAGCTTTATTGGTGGGGCTGTTTAA
- the asnB gene encoding asparagine synthase (glutamine-hydrolyzing) has product MCGIVGWVNFEQDLSNHTENIKKMTATLIHRGPDAGEVHCTEHALLGHRRLSIIDLGGGGQPMTKQGFTIVYNGELYNTATVRDLLIQKGHQFSTTSDTEVILTAFIQWRELCVNYFNGIFAFGIWDDEKQSLFLGRDHLGIKPLFYKQLPDGIIFSSEIKAILSHPSVKAQIDYRGLAALLSLGPSRTPGDGIFKDIVELKPGHAMNVTKSVSKSWRYWDVQSKAHSHSLPDTIEQVRCLVTDAIERQLVSDVPLCTMLSGGLDSSIITAIAAKKYALSNQTLSTFSVNYEGNDQHFKGNAFQVSQDGYWIEKMQQAFQTKHQEIVFTQNQLVQSLKDVLYMKDMPSMADIDGSLYLFCKEIGRDFTVALSGECADEVFGGYPWFHQQEEQQHFPWLRSTKERQQLLTPLWQDRLKLAEYMQNSYEQSVKEMPHFVGNAIEVKRQRLFYLNNVYFMQTLIERSDRMSMGASIEVRVPFADYTVMEYVWNIPWEMKTAGGMEKGILRRAFEDILPKDVIYRKKNPYPKTYHPAYTTGVQQELRTILSQKKSVLHELFDQEKLQQLLESGGKSFTVPWFGQLMAGPQLIAYLIQLHHWFDHYQIEILPS; this is encoded by the coding sequence ATGTGTGGAATTGTTGGATGGGTTAATTTTGAACAGGACTTAAGTAATCATACTGAGAACATAAAAAAGATGACCGCTACATTAATACATCGAGGGCCAGATGCAGGGGAGGTTCATTGCACCGAGCATGCACTGCTTGGACATCGTAGACTTTCTATAATCGATTTAGGCGGTGGTGGGCAGCCAATGACAAAACAGGGGTTTACCATTGTTTATAACGGAGAGCTTTACAATACAGCAACTGTGCGCGATTTATTAATACAAAAGGGACACCAATTTTCAACAACCTCAGACACGGAAGTAATTTTAACCGCATTTATTCAATGGCGTGAACTATGTGTAAATTATTTTAATGGCATTTTTGCTTTTGGAATATGGGATGATGAAAAACAAAGCTTATTTTTAGGCCGCGATCATTTGGGGATAAAGCCACTTTTTTATAAGCAATTACCAGATGGAATTATATTTAGTTCAGAAATCAAGGCCATTTTAAGTCATCCAAGTGTAAAAGCTCAAATTGATTATCGCGGTCTTGCTGCTTTATTGAGTTTAGGTCCTTCACGAACACCTGGAGATGGCATTTTTAAAGATATAGTAGAATTAAAGCCAGGCCATGCGATGAATGTAACAAAATCAGTATCAAAAAGCTGGCGTTATTGGGACGTTCAAAGTAAAGCACATTCACATTCTTTACCAGACACGATAGAACAGGTGAGATGCCTCGTAACAGATGCAATTGAACGCCAATTAGTGAGTGATGTGCCTCTTTGTACAATGCTGTCAGGTGGTCTAGATTCAAGTATTATTACAGCCATTGCAGCAAAGAAATATGCGCTATCCAATCAAACATTAAGTACATTTTCGGTCAATTATGAAGGCAATGATCAGCACTTTAAAGGGAATGCATTTCAAGTATCACAAGATGGCTACTGGATTGAGAAGATGCAACAAGCTTTCCAAACAAAGCATCAGGAAATCGTTTTTACACAAAATCAGTTAGTACAATCATTAAAAGACGTATTATATATGAAAGATATGCCAAGTATGGCTGATATCGATGGCTCACTGTATTTATTTTGTAAGGAAATCGGTCGCGATTTTACCGTTGCTTTATCTGGAGAATGTGCGGATGAGGTATTTGGTGGCTATCCATGGTTTCATCAACAAGAGGAGCAGCAACACTTCCCGTGGCTACGTTCAACAAAGGAACGTCAACAATTATTAACACCGCTTTGGCAAGACCGACTTAAACTTGCTGAATATATGCAAAATAGCTATGAACAATCTGTAAAAGAGATGCCTCATTTTGTAGGAAATGCTATTGAGGTTAAACGTCAGCGATTATTTTATTTAAATAATGTATATTTCATGCAAACGTTAATTGAGCGTAGTGATCGTATGAGTATGGGAGCGAGTATAGAAGTACGTGTACCTTTTGCGGACTATACGGTTATGGAATACGTTTGGAATATTCCTTGGGAAATGAAAACAGCTGGAGGAATGGAGAAGGGTATTTTACGAAGAGCATTTGAAGACATCTTACCAAAAGATGTAATCTATCGTAAAAAGAACCCTTATCCTAAAACGTATCACCCGGCTTATACGACGGGCGTACAGCAGGAATTACGTACTATTTTAAGCCAGAAGAAATCGGTCCTACATGAGTTATTTGATCAAGAAAAATTGCAGCAGCTTCTTGAATCAGGTGGAAAGTCCTTTACGGTTCCGTGGTTTGGGCAATTGATGGCAGGTCCCCAATTAATAGCGTATTTAATTCAACTGCATCATTGGTTTGACCATTATCAAATTGAAATTTTACCTTCTTAA
- a CDS encoding PLP-dependent aminotransferase family protein: MLYFQLHKENSIPLYEQLYIGIKNAISKQQLAVGARLPSKRELADFFSISQTTVELAYAQLLAEGFIMSKPRVGYFVEEIDELPFIVPVNAEINSMAEEKPTYAIDFSSAQIDENSFPFTIWRKYAKDVLDTPFKHLLQTGERQGELALRSEIANYLHQSRGIKCTPEQIVIGSGTEQLLPMILKLFDDHAKLALENPGYSPIHRDQLKQRAIPVPIDTDGLIIEELQKTAANLVYVTPSHQFPTGAVLSANRRTQLLKWAAQAPNRYIIEDDYDSEFRYTGKPIPALQGLDQNERVIYLSTFTKSLMPSLRVAFFVLPPALLKRYQTDFTYYSATVPRFEQHILARFMKDGHFSKHLNRMRKIYRKKHDKLIEIFSSQFPEVHISGDAAGTHLLISVPHHQNEQQLHDIALKQGIHIAPLSNYTLTANPYRERVFLLGFGNIPLTLLESYIQQLMACWGIHKKK; the protein is encoded by the coding sequence ATGCTTTATTTTCAATTACACAAGGAAAATAGTATTCCACTATATGAACAACTTTATATTGGCATTAAAAATGCTATCTCTAAGCAGCAATTAGCTGTCGGTGCCCGTCTTCCATCTAAACGGGAGCTGGCTGATTTTTTTAGTATTAGCCAAACAACCGTCGAACTAGCATATGCACAACTTCTTGCGGAGGGCTTTATTATGTCTAAGCCACGTGTTGGCTACTTTGTCGAGGAGATTGATGAGCTTCCATTTATCGTTCCAGTGAATGCCGAAATCAACAGTATGGCGGAGGAAAAACCTACATATGCGATTGATTTTTCTTCTGCTCAAATAGATGAAAATTCCTTCCCCTTTACGATTTGGCGTAAGTATGCAAAGGATGTGCTCGATACACCTTTCAAGCATTTATTACAAACCGGCGAGCGTCAAGGAGAGCTAGCTCTCCGAAGTGAAATCGCCAATTACTTGCATCAATCACGCGGCATTAAATGCACCCCCGAACAAATTGTCATTGGTTCAGGTACAGAGCAACTTTTGCCCATGATTTTAAAATTATTTGATGATCATGCGAAGTTAGCACTTGAAAATCCAGGATACTCACCAATCCATCGAGATCAGCTAAAACAGCGTGCCATCCCTGTACCCATTGATACGGATGGACTCATCATCGAGGAATTACAAAAAACTGCGGCAAATTTAGTTTATGTGACACCTTCACATCAATTCCCAACAGGTGCTGTTCTTTCAGCCAATCGGCGCACACAGCTTTTGAAATGGGCAGCGCAAGCACCTAATCGCTATATTATTGAAGATGATTATGATAGTGAGTTTCGCTATACTGGAAAACCAATCCCTGCACTGCAAGGACTCGATCAAAATGAGCGTGTAATTTATTTAAGTACGTTTACAAAATCATTAATGCCCTCGTTACGTGTGGCCTTTTTCGTGTTACCTCCTGCTTTGTTAAAACGATATCAAACTGATTTTACGTATTATTCGGCAACCGTTCCTCGATTTGAGCAACATATTTTAGCAAGATTTATGAAAGACGGCCATTTTTCAAAGCACTTAAATCGCATGCGTAAAATTTATCGGAAAAAGCATGATAAATTAATCGAAATTTTTTCTAGTCAATTTCCCGAAGTTCATATTTCAGGGGATGCAGCAGGTACACATTTACTGATTTCGGTGCCACATCACCAAAATGAACAACAGCTTCATGACATTGCTTTAAAACAGGGGATTCACATTGCCCCGCTATCAAACTATACATTAACCGCAAATCCATACCGTGAACGTGTCTTTTTATTAGGCTTTGGCAATATTCCACTGACATTATTAGAGAGCTATATTCAACAATTAATGGCCTGTTGGGGTATTCATAAAAAGAAATAA
- the serS gene encoding serine--tRNA ligase gives MLDIKRVRDNFEEVKKMLLTRNEDLGNLDNFEPLDKKRRELIAKTEELKAERNKVSEQISVMKRNKEDATEVIARMRQVGDEIKTLDTELNAIEQEFKDMMMRLPNIPHESVPVGTEEEDNVEDYTWGNVPTFDFEAKAHWDIAKDLDIVDFERGAKVAGSRFLFYKGLGARLERALISFMMDLHADHHGYTEMLPPQIVNRDSLTGTGQLPKFEEDVFKLVREEDEVDFYLIPTAEVPVTNYYRDEILTVDMLPQAFTAYSANFRSEAGSAGRDTRGLIRQHQFNKVELVRFVKPEESYEQLELLTGHAEKVLQLLGLPYRKLKMCTADLGFTAAKKYDLEVWIPAQKMFREISSCSNFEDFQARRANIRFRREPNAKPEYVHTLNGSGLAIGRTVAALLENYQQADGSVIIPEVLRPYMGGVEVISAK, from the coding sequence ATGTTAGATATTAAACGTGTTCGTGATAATTTTGAAGAAGTGAAAAAAATGCTTCTGACTCGTAATGAAGATTTAGGAAACTTAGATAACTTTGAACCATTAGACAAAAAGCGTCGTGAGTTAATAGCTAAAACAGAGGAATTGAAAGCTGAGCGTAATAAAGTATCAGAACAAATTTCTGTGATGAAGCGCAATAAAGAAGACGCAACGGAAGTTATTGCACGTATGCGTCAAGTAGGCGATGAAATTAAAACACTTGATACGGAATTAAATGCAATTGAACAAGAATTCAAAGATATGATGATGCGTTTACCGAATATTCCACATGAATCTGTACCAGTTGGGACGGAAGAGGAAGACAATGTAGAAGATTATACATGGGGTAACGTACCAACATTTGATTTTGAAGCGAAAGCACACTGGGATATTGCGAAGGATTTAGATATCGTAGATTTTGAGCGCGGTGCAAAAGTGGCTGGTAGCCGATTCTTATTCTATAAAGGATTAGGTGCGCGTTTAGAGCGTGCATTAATTAGCTTTATGATGGATTTACATGCAGATCATCACGGCTATACAGAAATGTTGCCACCACAAATTGTTAACCGTGATAGCTTAACAGGTACAGGTCAATTACCGAAATTTGAAGAGGATGTATTTAAATTAGTACGTGAGGAAGATGAAGTAGACTTCTACTTAATTCCAACAGCAGAAGTACCGGTAACAAATTATTACCGCGATGAAATTTTAACAGTAGACATGTTGCCACAAGCATTTACAGCGTACAGTGCAAACTTCCGCTCAGAGGCAGGCTCAGCAGGCCGCGATACGCGAGGATTAATTCGCCAGCACCAATTTAATAAAGTCGAATTAGTACGTTTTGTTAAACCAGAAGAGTCTTATGAGCAATTAGAATTACTAACAGGTCATGCTGAAAAAGTATTACAATTATTAGGTTTACCGTACCGCAAATTAAAAATGTGTACAGCAGATTTAGGTTTTACAGCTGCTAAAAAATACGATTTAGAAGTATGGATTCCAGCACAAAAAATGTTCCGTGAAATTTCTTCTTGTTCAAACTTTGAAGATTTCCAAGCGCGTCGTGCGAATATCCGCTTCCGTCGCGAGCCAAATGCCAAACCAGAATATGTACACACATTAAACGGTTCAGGCTTAGCCATTGGTCGTACAGTAGCAGCTCTTTTAGAAAACTACCAACAAGCAGATGGTTCAGTTATTATTCCGGAAGTATTACGTCCATATATGGGTGGCGTAGAAGTCATTTCAGCAAAATAA
- a CDS encoding GNAT family N-acetyltransferase: METQLFQQEIPKAIIDGIQQVHRAIFDGTILKEEKLQHKVNLLAVVVLEEGIVAGFKLGYEQPDGVFYSWLGGVHPQYQQRGIAMKCMTAQHEWCKQQGYSRVRTYGRNERKAMLIVNIKAGFEITSTFIDAKGRHKVVFEKAL, translated from the coding sequence ATGGAAACCCAATTATTTCAACAAGAAATACCAAAAGCTATTATAGATGGCATTCAACAAGTGCATAGAGCAATTTTTGATGGGACTATTTTAAAAGAAGAAAAGCTTCAACATAAGGTAAATTTACTAGCTGTCGTTGTTTTAGAGGAGGGCATTGTTGCAGGATTTAAACTAGGATATGAGCAGCCAGATGGTGTATTTTATAGTTGGCTTGGTGGGGTTCATCCACAATATCAACAGCGTGGTATCGCGATGAAATGTATGACGGCACAGCATGAGTGGTGCAAGCAACAAGGCTATAGCCGCGTTCGCACATATGGTCGCAATGAGAGGAAAGCGATGCTAATTGTGAATATAAAAGCAGGCTTTGAGATTACCTCAACATTTATCGATGCAAAGGGCCGTCATAAAGTTGTATTTGAAAAAGCATTATAG
- a CDS encoding YwaF family protein, translating to MNGFTLFDSTHIIWLASIIIILIFLIYLYKFSNIVNQPLYLKSVFWLLLLLECAKQLFLLVKGQYSYWSPPLHLCGLGIFITGWHAYFGSRTTSTILYALTLPGAAIALLFPGWTADPVGSFLHVHSFLFHSLLLAFIFPLLITKQLDLRWQDLWRAVVFLVFIVPPIYFYNSHFQTNFMFLNRPVSGTPLQWLFDAFGASGYLTSLVLALLIYWCIAYAPLLIRKEL from the coding sequence ATGAACGGATTTACTTTATTCGATTCGACCCATATCATTTGGCTTGCTAGTATTATAATTATATTAATTTTTCTAATATATCTTTATAAGTTTTCTAATATAGTAAATCAACCATTATATTTGAAATCTGTTTTTTGGTTACTACTTCTTTTAGAATGTGCTAAGCAACTCTTTTTACTTGTAAAAGGGCAATATTCCTACTGGAGCCCTCCACTGCATTTATGTGGGCTTGGCATTTTTATCACAGGTTGGCATGCTTATTTTGGGAGCCGTACAACCTCAACCATACTGTATGCCTTAACATTACCTGGTGCTGCAATTGCGCTCCTATTTCCAGGGTGGACGGCTGATCCAGTAGGAAGCTTTCTACATGTGCACAGTTTTTTATTTCACTCACTCCTGCTCGCTTTTATTTTCCCGTTACTCATAACCAAACAGCTTGATTTACGCTGGCAAGATTTATGGCGAGCGGTCGTATTTTTGGTATTCATTGTACCTCCAATTTACTTTTATAATAGTCATTTTCAGACGAATTTTATGTTTTTAAATCGACCTGTTTCTGGAACACCGCTGCAATGGCTTTTTGATGCATTCGGCGCATCTGGATATTTAACTAGCTTAGTACTTGCTCTGTTGATTTATTGGTGCATTGCATACGCACCATTACTCATACGAAAAGAGCTATAA
- the tadA gene encoding tRNA adenosine(34) deaminase TadA, with protein sequence MTTNNKDHYYMEVALEEAQKAAALGEVPIGAVIVYQDEIIARAHNLRETTQNALTHAESMAIQEACKKIGSWRLEETTLYVTLEPCPMCAGAILQSRIPRVVYGARDLKAGCVDSLYRLLNDERFNHECEVTEGVLADACGQVLTDFFRALRERKKAKKRLRKE encoded by the coding sequence ATGACGACGAACAATAAAGATCATTATTATATGGAAGTAGCACTAGAAGAAGCGCAAAAAGCAGCTGCTCTAGGAGAAGTGCCAATCGGTGCAGTTATCGTCTATCAAGATGAGATTATTGCACGTGCACACAATTTACGAGAAACAACGCAAAACGCATTAACACATGCGGAAAGTATGGCCATTCAGGAAGCATGTAAAAAAATCGGGAGCTGGCGCTTAGAAGAAACGACCCTTTATGTCACACTAGAGCCTTGCCCAATGTGTGCAGGCGCTATTTTACAATCACGGATTCCACGCGTTGTATACGGCGCGCGTGACTTGAAGGCGGGATGTGTTGACTCCTTGTATCGCCTTTTAAACGATGAACGATTTAATCATGAATGCGAAGTAACAGAAGGTGTTTTAGCAGATGCATGTGGACAAGTTTTAACTGACTTTTTCCGCGCTTTGCGTGAACGAAAAAAAGCGAAAAAAAGATTACGAAAAGAATAG
- a CDS encoding deoxynucleoside kinase, with the protein MSEPFITVEGPIGVGKTSLSKAISEAFKYHLLKEIVDENPFLGKFYEDIDEWSFQTEMFFLCNRYKQLSDINHILDKQRSVVADYHIFKNLIFAKRTLKPVEYEKYEAIYNILTKDMPKPNMVIYLHASLDKLMERITMRGREFEKNISRDYMEQLSKDYHEFIGHFEKIHPDIPVIYLDGDALDFVKNEEDLQNILKIIKEKLQQRSLR; encoded by the coding sequence GTGTCTGAGCCGTTTATAACAGTAGAAGGTCCGATTGGTGTGGGTAAAACGTCGTTATCAAAAGCGATTTCAGAGGCGTTTAAGTACCATTTGTTAAAAGAGATTGTTGATGAAAATCCGTTTTTAGGGAAGTTTTATGAGGATATAGATGAATGGAGCTTTCAAACCGAGATGTTTTTTCTTTGCAATCGTTACAAGCAGCTTTCGGATATTAATCATATTTTAGATAAGCAACGTTCAGTTGTAGCGGATTATCATATTTTTAAAAACTTAATTTTTGCGAAACGGACATTAAAGCCGGTTGAATATGAAAAGTACGAGGCCATTTATAACATATTGACAAAAGATATGCCAAAGCCCAATATGGTCATTTATTTGCATGCGAGCCTGGATAAACTGATGGAGCGAATTACCATGCGCGGTCGTGAATTTGAGAAAAATATTTCGCGTGATTACATGGAGCAACTATCGAAGGATTATCATGAATTTATTGGCCATTTTGAGAAAATACATCCAGACATACCGGTTATTTATCTCGATGGGGACGCGCTTGATTTCGTGAAAAATGAAGAAGATTTGCAAAATATATTAAAAATTATTAAAGAAAAGTTGCAACAAAGGAGTTTGCGTTAA
- a CDS encoding deoxynucleoside kinase: MNLREKYNIPANAVITIAGTVGVGKSTMTNALAEALNFRTSFEKVDTNPYLNKFYDDFEKWSFHLQIYFLAERFKEQKRIFEYGGGFIQDRSIYEDTGIFAKMHYDKGTMTPTDYETYTNLFGAMVMTPYFPHPDLLVYLEGSIDDVIGRIQERGREMEQQTPHAYWEEMHSRYENWINDFNACPVLRININDYDLKENPEQVDHVVARIGHMLEQTSHLRK; this comes from the coding sequence ATGAATTTAAGAGAAAAATATAACATCCCAGCAAATGCGGTTATTACGATTGCAGGAACGGTCGGTGTCGGAAAATCGACAATGACAAACGCGTTAGCAGAGGCGTTAAATTTCCGAACATCTTTTGAAAAGGTGGATACGAACCCATATTTAAATAAATTTTATGATGATTTTGAGAAATGGAGCTTTCATTTACAAATCTACTTTTTAGCAGAGCGTTTCAAGGAGCAAAAGCGTATTTTTGAATATGGGGGAGGGTTTATTCAGGATCGTTCAATTTACGAGGATACGGGTATATTTGCAAAAATGCACTATGATAAAGGGACGATGACGCCGACAGATTATGAAACGTATACTAATTTATTTGGCGCGATGGTGATGACCCCTTATTTCCCTCATCCAGATTTACTTGTTTATTTAGAAGGCTCAATTGATGATGTCATTGGACGAATTCAAGAGCGTGGGCGCGAGATGGAGCAGCAAACACCGCATGCATACTGGGAAGAGATGCATAGCCGCTATGAGAATTGGATCAATGACTTCAATGCTTGTCCGGTACTACGAATTAATATTAATGATTATGATTTAAAGGAAAACCCAGAGCAAGTGGATCATGTTGTGGCGCGTATTGGTCATATGCTGGAACAAACGAGTCATTTACGAAAATAA
- a CDS encoding sodium:proton antiporter encodes MNNRLIQKAINDSGIPIYKMTTFDIDVVARLTGGIAPTIAYFHKEKEVTDDIRAIRFHFENPTSHIEDYSAFQSMLFEKEQRAINELYEAISIKPKNMSNGMQLVWSFFVLLLVTAPLIIAVFILK; translated from the coding sequence ATGAACAATCGACTTATTCAAAAGGCAATTAATGACTCTGGTATACCTATCTATAAAATGACTACTTTCGATATTGATGTCGTCGCCCGATTAACAGGTGGTATCGCACCCACTATTGCTTATTTCCATAAAGAAAAAGAGGTAACGGATGATATACGTGCCATTCGCTTTCATTTCGAAAATCCTACCTCCCATATTGAAGATTACAGTGCGTTTCAATCCATGTTATTTGAAAAAGAACAGCGAGCTATTAATGAACTGTATGAAGCCATCAGCATCAAACCTAAAAATATGTCGAACGGGATGCAGCTTGTGTGGAGCTTTTTCGTCCTTCTACTCGTTACCGCTCCACTTATAATCGCTGTATTTATATTAAAATGA
- a CDS encoding RraA family protein, producing the protein MTTVPMLEQRLSALPTTAISDVTGGHTNVDASIKPLADHFKIAGRVLTVRLPDGENGAVLEAISKAEKGDIIAIDAKGNNNRAVAGDFVMQLAQGVGVQGFVVDGVIRDLAAARAIDFPIFSIGTTVAAGNKNGGGVVGRAISLGGVAVQSGDYIIGDIDGVVIVPQSDVEWVIQAAEEKVTKDQAREQQALHNGEQSIRAYLAKVLK; encoded by the coding sequence ATGACGACAGTACCAATGTTAGAACAACGCTTATCGGCATTACCAACTACGGCGATTTCGGATGTTACAGGGGGACACACAAATGTGGATGCATCGATTAAGCCACTAGCCGACCATTTTAAAATAGCAGGACGTGTATTAACTGTACGCTTACCTGACGGGGAAAATGGTGCGGTGTTAGAGGCCATTAGTAAGGCAGAAAAAGGGGATATTATAGCAATAGATGCAAAAGGTAATAATAACCGTGCAGTAGCAGGGGATTTTGTTATGCAACTCGCGCAAGGAGTGGGCGTACAAGGCTTTGTTGTAGATGGTGTTATTCGTGATTTAGCAGCTGCAAGAGCCATTGATTTTCCAATATTCTCAATAGGAACGACGGTTGCAGCGGGGAATAAAAATGGCGGTGGTGTAGTAGGCAGAGCCATTTCCTTAGGTGGTGTGGCTGTTCAGTCCGGGGATTATATTATTGGAGATATTGACGGGGTAGTCATCGTTCCCCAATCAGATGTTGAATGGGTGATTCAAGCGGCGGAAGAAAAAGTTACAAAAGACCAAGCGCGTGAACAACAAGCATTACATAACGGAGAGCAATCAATTCGCGCGTATTTGGCAAAAGTTCTAAAATAA